In a single window of the Spodoptera frugiperda isolate SF20-4 chromosome 19, AGI-APGP_CSIRO_Sfru_2.0, whole genome shotgun sequence genome:
- the LOC126911893 gene encoding uncharacterized protein LOC126911893 translates to MVNVLHANDIKSCIVHSKFLMYADDIKIYKACTTIQDCLLLQEDLCRLSQYCLVNKLHLSLPKCFFISFTKNKISINFQYTLNNTKLNKTECARDLGVLLDCKLHLDAHVDNRVNKALQMYGFVMRSCRDFRKPSTYLFLFKTLIRSQLEYAVPIWCPFYEKYKNAIEMVQKRFLRATHYKCFRNKISYTDLLKYYKILSLDSRRSLLMVMMLYGICNNKFNCIELSNELCYVVPRIIVQREVRVPQLFYTARCRTNAGVRAPLRQLVATYNSHFIDLDIFALSQSNFRKMACQLLADRP, encoded by the coding sequence ATGGTCAATGTATTGCATGCAAACGACATAAAATCCTGTATAGTCCACTCTAAATTCCTAATGTATGCCGATGATATTAAAATCTATAAGGCTTGTACGACCATTCAAGACTGCTTACTGCTTCAAGAGGATTTATGCAGACTTTCACAGTATTGTCTTGTCAATAAACTACATCTTAGTCTtcctaaatgtttttttatatctttcactaaaaacaaaatatcaattaatttccAGTATACTCTgaacaacacaaaattaaataaaactgagtGTGCACGTGATCTTGGCGTATTACTGGACTGTAAATTACATTTGGATGCCCATGTCGACAACAGAGTTAACAAAGCCTTACAGATGTATGGTTTTGTCATGCGTTCATGTAGGGACTTCAGGAAACCTTCCACTTACCTCTTTCTATTTAAAACACTTATCCGTTCCCAGTTAGAATACGCAGTACCCATATGGTGTCCTTTTTAtgagaaatataaaaatgccATAGAAATGGTACAAAAAAGGTTTCTTCGTGCTACCCACTACAAGTGTTTTCGTAATAAGATATCCTATACagatttgttaaaatattataagatatTGAGCTTGGATTCCAGACGTTCTTTGCTCATGGTTATGATGCTATATGGTATATGCAACAACAAATTTAACTGTATTGAACTCTCCAACGAGCTATGTTATGTAGTACCTAGAATTATTGTCCAGCGGGAGGTGCGTGTACCTCAATTGTTCTATACTGCACGTTGCAGAACGAATGCTGGGGTTCGCGCACCTCTCCGTCAATTGGTGGCAACCTATAACTCACACTTTATAGACTTAGACATTTTCGCGCTTTCACAatctaattttagaaaaatggcTTGTCAATTGCTGGCTGATCGCCCTTAA